From Bacillus basilensis, a single genomic window includes:
- a CDS encoding ATP-binding protein, with protein sequence MNSKAKFSIRYKIMAGYLVIILFLLISFIMLNNEISNLQKSRNFIIDHDFKVLNLTNQVEKELLTIENKAQGFITSNNANYLQSLNSAERDYEKHYHDLFSLLEDNPSQQEKLKQINENITSWMNKEIHPLIANHNSNNIKEIDTTEIQSLQSQLTDFRSTEEQLTKKRATQLDTENNKLEIWLYSLLFLLSCISIIVSLYISNSITKTIKNVIQAIKSISSKEKITERIHVNTRDEIKDLAHTTNHLLDEISKREWLQTELAELILMYQGVSSIEMLGKKILSGVIQKTQTSCGAFYVREEIEDTVYYVKKASFADRGADIGKQSIKMGEGFIGQSALEKKSFILRDIPEEFRYVTSGVLEIRPKNLLVIPILFEDEVIAVMELVSVTEISDLHQDLIQQTVDNLGLTIHSIMGRMRIQTLLHESQAMTEELQVQSEELQTQAEELQMQAEELRTTNEQLESRTEEAEQKTADLQITKSELEEKASELLRSSKYKSEFLANMSHELRTPLNSILLLSEMLRENHDNHLSDDEIELATVIHSSGKDLLTLINDILDLSKVEAGKLDVIFEATNISDMAASMHQNFLHIAAQKNVEFTVEDSDTIPDLFYTDAKRIEQIIKNLLSNAFKFTEKGSVSLHFDSIETTNLSHDMQSVSKDWITISVKDTGIGIAKEQHQLIFEAFQQADGATIRKYGGTGLGLSICKEFARLLGGWITLESHVGEGSTFTVYIPNLPNGLHDIQLSNLEVAATIDEVIPAEVLEETIVTLETNNVFQEKTILIVDDDHRNIFALQNALEKQHANIITAQNGIECLEVLKGNTNIDLILMDIMMPNMDGYETMENIRMNLELHEIPIIALTAKAMPNDKEKCLSAGASDYISKPLNLQQLYSVMSVWLIK encoded by the coding sequence ATGAACTCGAAAGCAAAATTTAGTATTCGCTACAAAATTATGGCTGGTTATTTAGTTATCATTTTGTTCTTACTTATTTCTTTCATTATGTTAAACAATGAGATTTCCAATTTACAAAAATCTCGTAATTTTATTATTGATCACGATTTTAAAGTTCTTAATTTAACGAACCAAGTGGAGAAAGAATTGCTAACAATTGAAAATAAAGCGCAAGGATTTATCACTTCTAATAACGCGAACTATCTGCAATCTCTTAACTCTGCCGAAAGAGATTATGAAAAACATTACCATGATCTTTTTTCTTTATTAGAAGATAATCCATCTCAGCAAGAAAAATTAAAACAAATTAACGAAAACATTACTAGTTGGATGAATAAAGAAATTCACCCGTTAATTGCAAATCATAATAGTAATAACATAAAAGAAATCGACACTACCGAAATCCAATCATTGCAATCACAGCTAACTGACTTCCGCAGCACTGAGGAGCAATTAACGAAAAAAAGAGCTACACAATTAGATACTGAAAATAATAAATTAGAGATTTGGTTATACAGTTTATTGTTCTTACTTTCTTGTATTTCCATTATCGTTTCACTTTATATTTCTAATTCCATTACAAAAACGATTAAAAATGTAATTCAAGCTATTAAATCTATTTCTTCTAAAGAAAAAATTACGGAAAGAATTCATGTAAACACGCGGGATGAAATAAAAGATCTTGCTCATACAACGAACCATCTACTAGACGAAATATCTAAAAGAGAGTGGTTACAAACCGAGCTTGCAGAATTAATTTTAATGTATCAAGGTGTATCTTCTATTGAGATGTTAGGTAAAAAAATTCTTAGTGGAGTTATACAAAAAACACAAACTTCTTGCGGTGCATTCTATGTACGTGAAGAAATTGAAGACACTGTCTACTATGTGAAGAAAGCTTCTTTCGCCGATCGAGGTGCTGATATTGGAAAACAATCCATTAAAATGGGTGAAGGTTTCATTGGACAGTCTGCCTTAGAAAAGAAAAGTTTTATTCTTCGAGACATACCCGAAGAGTTTCGTTATGTCACTAGCGGCGTATTAGAAATACGCCCTAAAAATCTACTAGTCATCCCTATCTTATTTGAGGATGAAGTGATCGCAGTAATGGAGTTAGTAAGTGTAACTGAGATTTCAGACTTACATCAAGATTTAATTCAACAAACCGTTGATAATCTAGGTTTAACAATCCATAGCATTATGGGACGTATGCGAATTCAAACTCTTTTACATGAATCACAAGCAATGACAGAAGAGTTGCAAGTTCAATCAGAAGAATTACAAACGCAAGCCGAAGAACTACAAATGCAAGCCGAAGAATTACGAACAACGAATGAACAATTAGAGTCTAGAACTGAAGAAGCTGAACAAAAGACAGCTGACTTACAAATTACTAAATCAGAATTAGAAGAAAAAGCAAGCGAGTTGTTACGTAGCTCAAAATACAAATCAGAGTTCTTAGCAAATATGTCACATGAATTACGCACACCATTAAATAGTATTTTACTATTATCTGAAATGTTAAGAGAAAATCATGATAATCATTTATCCGATGATGAAATTGAATTAGCAACCGTCATTCATTCATCAGGGAAAGATTTACTTACTTTAATTAATGACATACTAGATTTATCTAAAGTAGAAGCCGGAAAACTAGACGTCATTTTTGAAGCAACGAACATAAGTGACATGGCAGCAAGTATGCATCAAAACTTTTTACATATAGCTGCACAAAAAAATGTTGAATTTACTGTTGAAGACAGTGATACCATTCCTGATCTGTTTTATACAGATGCAAAACGGATTGAGCAAATTATTAAAAACTTATTATCCAATGCATTTAAATTCACAGAAAAAGGATCCGTCTCTTTACATTTCGATTCGATAGAAACAACCAATTTGAGTCATGATATGCAGTCTGTAAGTAAAGATTGGATTACAATTTCAGTAAAAGATACTGGTATTGGTATCGCTAAAGAACAGCATCAACTTATTTTCGAAGCCTTTCAACAGGCAGATGGCGCAACGATTCGGAAGTATGGTGGTACAGGCTTAGGTTTATCCATTTGTAAAGAGTTTGCTAGATTATTAGGTGGTTGGATTACGTTAGAGAGTCATGTAGGAGAAGGCAGTACTTTCACAGTATATATTCCTAACCTTCCAAATGGATTACATGATATACAGTTATCCAATTTAGAAGTCGCAGCAACGATAGATGAAGTTATTCCTGCTGAAGTTCTCGAGGAAACTATCGTTACTCTAGAAACAAATAACGTCTTCCAAGAGAAAACCATTTTAATTGTCGATGATGATCATCGAAATATATTTGCATTACAAAATGCATTAGAAAAACAACATGCCAACATTATTACTGCACAAAACGGCATAGAGTGTTTAGAAGTACTAAAAGGCAATACAAATATCGACCTTATTTTAATGGATATTATGATGCCGAATATGGACGGTTATGAAACGATGGAAAATATCCGAATGAATTTAGAGTTACATGAAATACCTATTATTGCATTAACTGCTAAAGCAATGCCAAATGATAAGGAAAAATGTTTATCTGCTGGCGCTTCAGATTATATAAGTAAACCATTAAATTTACAGCAACTCTATTCGGTAATGAGTGTATGGTTAATAAAATAA
- a CDS encoding general stress protein, whose product MNVDRKIVGVFRTIDDAAFVINELKDKGYPADNISAIAKDQKEIEHLEEKSGEKVNHETAHKADIFSATGLVAGGVAGGLGGLLTGLGILAISGMGPIVAAGPIAAAIGGAGIGGGAGSLIGAFIGLGIPEEHAKKYEEYIYDGNILILVDAKLDDKLEIYKIFDKYNAYNSDFFK is encoded by the coding sequence ATGAATGTAGATAGAAAAATAGTAGGTGTTTTTAGAACAATTGATGATGCGGCGTTCGTTATTAATGAATTAAAAGATAAAGGATACCCGGCGGATAACATTTCAGCTATTGCAAAGGATCAAAAGGAAATTGAACATCTGGAAGAAAAATCGGGTGAAAAAGTGAATCATGAAACTGCGCATAAAGCAGATATCTTTTCAGCGACAGGGCTTGTAGCAGGAGGAGTAGCGGGTGGACTCGGTGGTTTATTAACTGGCCTTGGTATACTTGCCATATCTGGAATGGGTCCAATTGTAGCAGCGGGACCTATTGCAGCAGCTATTGGAGGAGCCGGTATTGGCGGAGGAGCTGGAAGTTTAATAGGAGCATTTATAGGATTAGGAATCCCAGAAGAACATGCTAAGAAATATGAAGAGTATATTTACGATGGGAATATATTAATTTTAGTAGATGCAAAATTAGATGATAAGTTAGAAATATATAAAATATTTGATAAGTATAATGCTTATAACTCTGATTTCTTTAAATAA
- a CDS encoding DUF4028 family protein gives MIVKILKDSSNSFLCTVQNKNGDQYVKKWFRKQKNNEELGRPTFKEVEKDWKENRESFMYPNIKALY, from the coding sequence GTGATTGTAAAAATATTAAAGGATAGTAGTAATAGCTTCCTTTGTACAGTTCAAAATAAAAATGGAGATCAGTATGTGAAGAAATGGTTTCGTAAACAGAAAAACAATGAAGAATTAGGGCGACCAACTTTTAAAGAAGTAGAAAAGGACTGGAAAGAAAATAGAGAATCTTTTATGTATCCCAATATTAAAGCGCTTTATTAA
- a CDS encoding heavy metal-binding domain-containing protein, translated as MIVTTTSGIQGKEIIEYIDIVNGEAIMGANIVRDLFASVRDVVGGRAGSYESKLKEARDIAMDEMKELAKQKGANAIVGIDVDYEVVRDGMLMVAVSGTAVRI; from the coding sequence ATGATTGTAACAACAACTTCTGGAATTCAAGGTAAAGAAATTATTGAGTATATTGATATTGTAAATGGTGAAGCTATTATGGGTGCAAATATTGTCCGCGATTTATTCGCTTCTGTTCGTGATGTTGTCGGTGGTCGTGCTGGTTCTTATGAAAGCAAGCTAAAAGAAGCTCGTGATATCGCAATGGATGAAATGAAAGAACTTGCAAAACAAAAAGGTGCAAACGCTATTGTTGGTATTGACGTAGATTACGAAGTTGTTCGTGATGGAATGTTAATGGTTGCTGTAAGTGGTACAGCTGTACGTATATAA